The Armatimonadota bacterium region TCCACGAGGGTATCCATGTTCTCGGGCCCGGCGCTCGACACCCTGATCTCACCCACGGCTCACCTCCAGGTCTGAGCAACTCGCTGGCGCAGGAATGTGAGGGACGCCTGGGTGTGCGCCAACGGGTCGTCGTCTTCGAGGCAAAGGGAGCCTCGGTACCCTGCATCCGATAGCCTGCGCAGGAGCGCCTCGAAATCCACCGCGCCCTGGCCGCAGGTGGTGTTGTGCAGGCCGCCCGGGAGACGGTCGGCGATGTGCACGTAGGCCACTTTGTGGATGACGCTGTCCAGCAGTTCGGTGGGGTCCTGGGCGCTGAACAGGGGTGAGCCGGTGTTGAAACAGACCCTCACCGGCGCGCTGGACAGGCGCTGGAGAAGCTCGAGGAAGCTCTCGGAACGGGTCACGACCGATGCTTCCTGTTCTCCGCGGAGCCGGGTGTCGTTTACGAGACAAGGGGTCACGCCCAGGCGGTCCACCTCGTCGGTGGTGCGGGCGAGCGCCTCGGCCGCCGTGGCAAGTGATTCGGACAGCGGCACGTCCGGGCGCACGGAGCCGGCAGTGATCACCAAGACGGGCGCGCCGAACACCCGGGCCGCCTTCGCCGCCTCGAGCGCCTGGAAGTGAGCGGCCTGAACAGCGTCGGGATCAGGCCCGGCGAACTGGGTGGCGCAGTTGACTGCAGAAACGGCAAGCCCGTGGCGATCAATGCGCCTGCTTACAGCGCGCAGGATCTCAGGCGTACGCCCCGGCAAGACGCTCCAGGGCAATTCCACCTGGCGCAGGCCGAGAACATACGCCCGGGCCAGCCAGTCCTCAAGTGGCGGGAAGCCGCAGCGCTCGTGGGAAACTACATTGCGCACAGGCAACCAGGATATATCGGGTCGGGACATGCTGAGACATCTCCCGGAAGGAGATTTCTGCCGACACGGGTGATGTTCAGCGCTGCCCTGCAAAGCACCTTCAGGGCTGCAAGACACAGGCCGCAGGGAACCGCCGGAGGCCTCCGGCCGTGTGAAGGCGACTTTCAGTTCCACAGGCATCTGCGCGTCATCTGTCGCAGTCCCGCACTTGGCTGGACTTACCGGGATCATCTGCTCTCCCAGTCAGGCAGCTGGGCATCATGTCATCGCTGGACCAACCATGTTCGGGACCCGTCGAAGTGAGGCGCTCTCTTTGTTGGGCATGAGTTCCGCGGGCTGAGCGTTTCCAAGCCTACCGAGATTGGGCGGTCTCCCTGTCCGGAGTCAGTTCCACTGGCTCGGAGCGTGCAGGAGTCTCGCTGCCGGGCCTTTTGCCCCATAGCCCGCGCAACGGGCGGCAGCTTATAGCCACGGGTGGAGTGGAGCGAAGCGAAAGGGAACCCGTGGGTTCCGGCCTCATCGTGATACTGAGCCCCCGAACGTGGGCGGCACAATGCGGGAGGCGCGCTTGTGTCACTCCCTTCAGGGGCTCTTGGGCCTTTATGTGGCGCCGGTACCCAGGGGCTGCGTCCCGCCTCGCGGTCCTTACCCCTGGCTAGCCTTGTGCTCCCTGCTTCGCGGGCTTTGAGGCTACCGCAACGACCCGAGGCATTGCTGCGCGTACTTTACGAGGGGATCGTGCCGGGCCGGCACGACCCCCACCCGCTTTTCGCGGTCAGATTCTCCTGTCAGGTAGTCGTTGCGGCAACGTCAGAGGATGTGCTAACATGATAGACGGACGATGGCTGTGTGCCGCGTGATTTTTCTGCCGCACGACAGGGGGGGCCCTCCTTGCTGCAGACTTCCGCCTGTGATTTCTTCGCGCCTTCCGTTCTGTTGCGTATCGTCTTCGAGAACCTTTGGCCACTGCTGAAGATGGGCTGGCCGCTGGTCGCGCTGGTGCTGATATTGGTGGCCCTCCACCGGGTCCGTCGCCTGAGAAGTGGCCACCGTGACCGAGCGCGCATGGTTGCAGACCCCTCAAACCCTGCGAGTGAGGCTTATAGCGGGGCGAGTGAGGTAT contains the following coding sequences:
- a CDS encoding sugar phosphate isomerase/epimerase: MSRPDISWLPVRNVVSHERCGFPPLEDWLARAYVLGLRQVELPWSVLPGRTPEILRAVSRRIDRHGLAVSAVNCATQFAGPDPDAVQAAHFQALEAAKAARVFGAPVLVITAGSVRPDVPLSESLATAAEALARTTDEVDRLGVTPCLVNDTRLRGEQEASVVTRSESFLELLQRLSSAPVRVCFNTGSPLFSAQDPTELLDSVIHKVAYVHIADRLPGGLHNTTCGQGAVDFEALLRRLSDAGYRGSLCLEDDDPLAHTQASLTFLRQRVAQTWR